A genome region from Streptomyces sp. NBC_01296 includes the following:
- the mshC gene encoding cysteine--1-D-myo-inosityl 2-amino-2-deoxy-alpha-D-glucopyranoside ligase: protein MHAWPASEVPALPGKGRDLQIHDTATQGTITLAPGPVARIYVCGITPYDATHIGHAATYNAFDLVQRVWLDTKRQVHYVQNVTDVDDPLLERALRDNLDWTELAERETALFREDMTALRMLPPQQYIGAVEAIPGIVPLVERLRDAGAAYELDGDVYFSVESDEHFGKVSNLDAEAMRLLSAERGGDPERPGKKNPLDPMLWMAARPGEPSWEGATLGRGRPGWHIECVAIALDHLGMGFDIQGGGSDLAFPHHEMGASHAQVLTGEFPMAKAYVHAGMVALHGEKMSKSKGNLVFVSALRRAGVDPAAIRLALLSHHYRADWEWTDEVLAQAVARLERWRAAVSRPDGLPADALVEEVREALANDLDAPAALAAVDRWADAQNASDGDDESAPGLVSRTVDALLGVAL, encoded by the coding sequence ATGCATGCCTGGCCCGCTTCTGAGGTCCCCGCCCTGCCTGGCAAGGGCCGCGACCTCCAGATCCACGACACCGCGACCCAGGGGACGATCACCCTCGCCCCCGGTCCCGTCGCCCGTATCTACGTCTGCGGCATCACTCCGTACGACGCGACCCACATCGGTCACGCGGCGACCTACAACGCGTTCGACCTCGTCCAACGCGTGTGGCTCGACACCAAGCGGCAGGTTCACTACGTCCAGAACGTGACGGACGTGGACGATCCGCTGCTGGAGCGGGCGCTGCGCGACAACCTGGACTGGACCGAGCTCGCGGAGCGCGAGACGGCCCTCTTCCGCGAGGACATGACCGCCCTGCGGATGCTGCCCCCGCAGCAGTACATCGGCGCCGTCGAGGCCATACCGGGCATCGTGCCGCTGGTGGAGCGGCTGCGGGACGCCGGCGCGGCGTACGAGCTGGACGGCGACGTCTACTTCTCGGTCGAGTCCGACGAGCACTTCGGCAAGGTCTCCAACCTGGACGCCGAGGCGATGCGGCTGCTGTCCGCGGAGCGCGGCGGCGACCCGGAGCGCCCGGGGAAGAAGAACCCGCTGGACCCGATGCTGTGGATGGCGGCGCGTCCGGGCGAGCCGAGCTGGGAAGGCGCCACCCTGGGCCGCGGCCGGCCCGGCTGGCACATCGAGTGCGTCGCCATCGCCCTGGACCACCTGGGCATGGGCTTCGACATCCAGGGCGGCGGCTCCGACCTGGCGTTCCCGCACCACGAGATGGGCGCCTCGCACGCGCAGGTGCTGACGGGCGAGTTCCCGATGGCCAAGGCGTACGTGCACGCGGGCATGGTCGCGCTGCACGGCGAGAAGATGTCGAAGTCGAAGGGCAACCTGGTCTTCGTCTCCGCGCTGCGGCGCGCCGGGGTGGACCCGGCGGCGATCCGCCTCGCCCTGCTCTCGCACCACTACCGGGCCGACTGGGAGTGGACGGACGAGGTCCTCGCGCAGGCGGTGGCCCGCCTGGAGCGCTGGCGCGCGGCCGTGTCCCGGCCGGACGGCCTGCCGGCGGACGCGCTCGTCGAGGAGGTCCGCGAGGCGCTGGCTAACGATCTGGACGCCCCTGCCGCGCTGGCGGCGGTGGACCGCTGGGCGGACGCCCAGAACGCCTCCGACGGGGACGACGAGTCGGCGCCGGGCCTGGTCTCCCGGACGGTCGACGCCCTCCTGGGCGTGGCCCTGTAA
- a CDS encoding glycerol-3-phosphate dehydrogenase/oxidase codes for MSSLQSVPTLGTHPTAGSNASRAETREQLAKATYDLLVIGGGILGTSVAWHAAQSGLRVAMVDAGDFAGATSSASSKLVHGGLRYLQTGAVKLVAENHHERRVLAKDVAPHLVNPLTFYLPVYKGGPVGAAKLGAGVFAYSALSAFGDGMGKVISPARAAADNPGLKTDNLKAVAVYYDHQMNDSRVAVMTVRAAVESGAVVLNHAEVTGLRMTRGRVSGAELKDRLDGTEFGVDARVVLNATGPWVDHLRRMEDKHSMPSIRLSKGAHIVMKRKSPWKAAMATPIDKYRITFALPWEDQLLLGTTDEKYEGDPADVRATESDIQQILDEAAFSVKDADLDRSLMTYAFAGLRVLPGGPGGVEKAKRETVVSEGAGGMLSVAGGKWTTYRHIGRVVMDKLAKLPGSPLTDDMEPVKSLVRRVPLPGVANPNAVAHRLLVDREPGTRMDPLTARHLASHYGSLAFDIARLANEDPALAERIHPDGPEIWAQVAYARDNEWAETVDDVLRRRTTVTVRGLDDDSVRARVEEMLRRKA; via the coding sequence ATGAGCAGCCTGCAGAGCGTCCCCACCCTGGGTACGCACCCGACCGCCGGTTCGAACGCGAGCCGCGCCGAGACCCGTGAGCAGCTGGCCAAGGCCACGTACGACCTGCTGGTCATCGGCGGTGGAATCCTGGGCACCTCGGTGGCCTGGCACGCCGCGCAGTCGGGTCTGCGGGTTGCCATGGTGGACGCCGGCGACTTCGCCGGCGCCACCTCCTCGGCCTCCTCCAAGCTCGTCCACGGCGGTCTGCGCTACCTGCAGACCGGCGCGGTCAAGCTGGTCGCCGAGAACCACCACGAGCGTCGGGTGCTGGCCAAGGACGTGGCCCCGCACCTGGTCAACCCGCTCACCTTCTACCTGCCGGTCTACAAGGGCGGACCGGTGGGTGCGGCCAAGCTGGGCGCGGGCGTCTTCGCCTACTCCGCCCTCTCGGCCTTCGGCGACGGCATGGGCAAGGTCATATCCCCGGCCCGTGCCGCCGCCGACAACCCGGGCCTGAAGACGGACAACCTCAAGGCCGTCGCGGTCTACTACGACCACCAGATGAACGACTCCCGCGTCGCCGTCATGACGGTCCGCGCGGCCGTCGAGTCGGGCGCCGTCGTCCTGAACCACGCCGAGGTCACCGGCCTGCGCATGACGCGCGGCCGGGTCAGCGGTGCCGAGCTCAAGGACCGCCTCGACGGCACCGAGTTCGGCGTCGACGCACGCGTCGTGCTCAACGCCACCGGCCCGTGGGTGGACCACCTGCGGCGCATGGAAGACAAGCACTCGATGCCGTCGATCCGCCTCTCCAAGGGCGCGCACATCGTCATGAAGCGCAAGTCGCCGTGGAAGGCCGCCATGGCCACCCCGATCGACAAGTACCGCATCACCTTCGCCCTCCCGTGGGAGGACCAGCTGCTGCTCGGCACCACCGACGAGAAGTACGAGGGCGACCCGGCGGACGTGCGCGCCACCGAGTCCGACATCCAGCAGATCCTGGACGAGGCCGCATTCTCGGTGAAGGACGCCGACCTCGACCGCTCGCTGATGACGTACGCCTTCGCCGGCCTGCGGGTGCTGCCCGGTGGCCCCGGCGGCGTCGAGAAGGCCAAGCGCGAGACCGTCGTCTCCGAGGGCGCCGGCGGCATGCTGTCGGTGGCCGGCGGCAAGTGGACGACGTACCGGCACATCGGCCGCGTCGTCATGGACAAGCTGGCCAAGCTGCCCGGCAGCCCGCTCACCGACGACATGGAGCCGGTGAAGTCGCTCGTACGCCGGGTGCCGCTGCCCGGTGTCGCCAACCCGAACGCCGTCGCGCACCGCCTGCTGGTGGACCGCGAGCCCGGCACGCGGATGGACCCGCTCACCGCCCGCCACCTGGCCTCGCACTACGGCTCGCTGGCCTTCGACATCGCGCGCCTCGCGAACGAGGACCCGGCGCTGGCCGAGCGGATCCACCCGGACGGCCCGGAGATCTGGGCGCAGGTCGCCTACGCCCGCGACAACGAGTGGGCCGAGACGGTCGACGACGTGCTGCGCCGCCGCACCACGGTGACGGTCCGCGGCCTGGACGACGACTCCGTGCGCGCGCGGGTCGAGGAGATGCTGCGCCGCAAGGCATAG
- a CDS encoding MIP/aquaporin family protein, whose product MSTSDIFIGETIGTALLTLLGGGVCAAVTLKSSKARNAGWLAITFGWGFAVLIAAYVSAPLSGAHLNPAVTVGLAIKDGDWSNTPVYFAGQLLGAMLGAVLMWITYYGQFRVHLSDPEHIKDAKLGPEDPHPHDQAGPVLGVFSTGPEIRNIVQNLVTEIIGTAVLVLAILTQGLQDGGKGLGVIGVLITSFVVVGIGLSLGGPTGYAINPVRDLGPRIVHALLPLPNKGGSDWGYSWIPVVGPLVGAALAGGLYNIAFA is encoded by the coding sequence GTGTCCACCTCCGACATCTTCATCGGCGAGACCATCGGTACCGCCCTGCTCACACTGCTCGGCGGTGGCGTCTGCGCCGCCGTGACACTCAAGAGCTCCAAGGCCCGGAACGCAGGATGGCTCGCCATCACGTTCGGCTGGGGTTTCGCCGTTCTGATCGCCGCCTACGTGTCCGCCCCGCTCTCCGGTGCGCACCTCAACCCGGCGGTCACCGTCGGCCTGGCCATCAAGGACGGCGACTGGAGCAACACTCCGGTCTACTTCGCCGGACAGCTCCTCGGCGCCATGCTCGGCGCGGTCCTGATGTGGATCACGTACTACGGACAGTTCCGGGTGCACCTCTCCGACCCGGAGCACATCAAGGACGCCAAGCTCGGCCCCGAGGACCCGCACCCGCACGACCAGGCCGGCCCGGTGCTCGGTGTCTTCTCCACCGGCCCCGAGATCCGCAACATAGTCCAGAACCTCGTGACCGAGATCATCGGCACGGCCGTCCTGGTCCTGGCGATCCTGACCCAGGGCCTCCAGGACGGCGGCAAGGGCCTCGGCGTCATCGGCGTCCTGATCACCTCCTTCGTCGTCGTCGGCATCGGCCTCTCGCTCGGCGGCCCGACCGGCTACGCCATCAACCCGGTCCGCGACCTCGGTCCGCGCATCGTCCACGCCCTGCTGCCGCTCCCCAACAAGGGCGGCTCCGACTGGGGATACTCCTGGATCCCGGTGGTCGGCCCGCTCGTCGGTGCCGCCCTCGCCGGTGGTCTGTACAACATCGCGTTCGCCTGA
- the glpK gene encoding glycerol kinase GlpK: protein MTSSTGPFIAAIDQGTTSSRCIVFDRDGRIVAVDQKEHEQIFPKPGWVEHDATEIWTNVQEVVAGAIAKAEITAADVKAVGITNQRETTVLWDKNTGEPVHNALVWQDTRTDALCKELGRNVGQDRFRRETGLPLASYFAGPKARWLLDNVEGLRERAEAGDILFGTMDSWVIWNLTGGAQGGVHVTDVTNASRTMLMNLHSLEWDPKIAESMEVPLDILPEIKSSAEVYGHVKDGVLAGVPVASALGDQQAALFGQTCFAEGEAKSTYGTGTFMLMNTGDKVINSYSGLLTTVGYKIGDQKPVYALEGSIAVTGSLVQWMRDQMGMIKTAAEIETLALSVDDNGGAYFVPAFSGLFAPYWRSDARGVIAGLTRYVTKAHIARAVLEATAWQTREITDAMTKDSGVELAALKVDGGMTSNNLLMQTLSDFVDAPVVRPMVAETTCLGAAYAAGLAVGFWPDTDALRANWRRAAEWTPRMPAEQRDREYKSWLKAVERSMGWIDDEDAS, encoded by the coding sequence ATGACCAGCAGCACCGGCCCCTTCATCGCCGCGATCGACCAGGGCACCACCTCTTCCCGCTGCATCGTCTTCGACCGCGACGGCCGCATCGTCGCCGTCGACCAGAAGGAGCACGAGCAGATCTTCCCGAAGCCGGGCTGGGTCGAGCACGACGCCACCGAGATCTGGACCAACGTCCAGGAGGTCGTCGCCGGGGCCATCGCCAAGGCCGAGATCACCGCGGCGGACGTCAAGGCCGTCGGCATCACCAACCAGCGCGAGACCACCGTCCTGTGGGACAAGAACACCGGCGAGCCGGTACACAACGCGCTGGTCTGGCAGGACACCCGCACCGACGCCCTGTGCAAGGAGCTCGGCCGCAACGTCGGCCAGGACCGTTTCCGCCGCGAGACCGGCCTGCCGCTGGCGAGCTACTTCGCCGGTCCGAAGGCCCGCTGGCTGCTCGACAACGTCGAGGGCCTGCGCGAGCGCGCCGAGGCCGGCGACATCCTCTTCGGCACCATGGACTCGTGGGTCATCTGGAACCTCACCGGTGGCGCCCAGGGCGGTGTGCACGTCACGGACGTCACCAACGCCTCGCGCACCATGCTGATGAACCTGCACAGCCTGGAGTGGGACCCCAAGATCGCGGAGTCCATGGAGGTGCCGCTCGACATCCTCCCCGAGATCAAGTCCTCCGCCGAGGTCTACGGCCACGTCAAGGACGGCGTCCTCGCCGGTGTCCCGGTCGCCTCGGCGCTCGGTGACCAGCAGGCCGCGCTCTTCGGCCAGACCTGTTTCGCCGAGGGCGAGGCCAAGTCCACGTACGGCACCGGCACGTTCATGCTGATGAACACCGGCGACAAGGTCATCAACTCCTACAGCGGCCTGCTGACCACGGTCGGCTACAAGATCGGCGACCAGAAGCCGGTCTACGCCCTGGAGGGCTCCATCGCCGTCACCGGCTCGCTCGTCCAGTGGATGCGCGACCAGATGGGCATGATCAAGACCGCGGCCGAGATCGAGACCCTCGCGCTCTCGGTCGACGACAACGGCGGCGCCTACTTCGTGCCGGCCTTCTCCGGCCTGTTCGCCCCGTACTGGCGCTCCGACGCCCGCGGTGTGATCGCCGGCCTCACCCGGTACGTCACCAAGGCGCACATCGCCCGTGCCGTCCTGGAGGCCACCGCCTGGCAGACCCGCGAGATCACCGACGCCATGACCAAGGACTCGGGCGTCGAGCTCGCGGCCCTCAAGGTCGACGGCGGCATGACCTCCAACAACCTGCTGATGCAGACCCTCTCCGACTTCGTGGACGCCCCCGTGGTCCGTCCCATGGTCGCGGAGACCACCTGCCTCGGCGCCGCCTACGCCGCCGGCCTGGCCGTCGGCTTCTGGCCCGACACCGACGCCCTGCGCGCCAACTGGCGCCGCGCGGCGGAGTGGACCCCGCGGATGCCCGCCGAGCAGCGCGACCGCGAGTACAAGAGCTGGCTCAAGGCCGTCGAGCGGTCCATGGGCTGGATCGACGACGAAGACGCCAGCTGA
- a CDS encoding SCO1664 family protein, which yields MPAPERLPAPGVTVTGELEELLAKGELTVVGRIREASNAVLLCTVTYGDASADCVYKPVKGERPLWDFPDGNLAQREVAAYLVSEAMGWGLVPPTVLRDGPYGEGMVQQWIESAPAEDGPQDAAESDESGLLALVEGEEAGEGWKPVALADVGEGRTALLVHADDPRLRRLAVLDAVINNGDRKGGHLLPAPDGRLYGIDHGVTFHREDKLRTLLWGWAGEPLTDEAREVLAALAARLAEGEPLATRLAELITPVELAAVRARVAHLLRTGVHPQPSGQWPAIPWPPV from the coding sequence GCCAGAACGGCTACCGGCGCCAGGCGTGACCGTCACGGGGGAACTTGAGGAACTGCTCGCCAAGGGCGAGCTCACCGTCGTCGGCCGGATCCGCGAGGCGTCCAACGCCGTGCTGCTGTGCACGGTGACGTACGGGGACGCCAGCGCCGACTGCGTGTACAAGCCGGTCAAGGGGGAGCGCCCGCTGTGGGACTTCCCGGACGGGAACCTCGCGCAGCGGGAGGTCGCCGCCTACCTGGTCTCCGAGGCCATGGGATGGGGCCTGGTGCCGCCGACCGTGCTGCGCGACGGGCCGTACGGCGAAGGCATGGTCCAGCAGTGGATCGAGTCCGCGCCCGCCGAGGACGGGCCGCAGGACGCCGCGGAGTCGGACGAGAGCGGCCTGCTGGCCCTCGTCGAGGGCGAGGAGGCGGGGGAGGGCTGGAAGCCGGTCGCCCTCGCCGACGTCGGGGAGGGCCGCACCGCGCTGCTCGTGCACGCCGACGACCCGCGGCTGCGCCGGCTCGCCGTCCTCGACGCCGTGATCAACAACGGCGACCGCAAGGGCGGCCACCTGCTGCCCGCGCCCGACGGGCGGCTCTACGGCATCGACCACGGGGTGACCTTCCACCGCGAGGACAAGCTGCGGACCCTGCTGTGGGGCTGGGCGGGCGAACCGCTGACCGACGAGGCGCGCGAGGTGCTGGCCGCCCTGGCCGCCCGGCTGGCCGAGGGGGAGCCGCTCGCCACCCGGCTGGCCGAACTGATCACACCGGTCGAGCTGGCCGCGGTACGGGCCCGCGTGGCCCATCTGCTGCGCACCGGGGTGCATCCGCAGCCGTCCGGGCAGTGGCCCGCGATCCCCTGGCCGCCGGTCTGA
- a CDS encoding PAC2 family protein produces the protein MIELEGVPELIDPVMVAAFEGWNDAGDAASGAVAHLDREWKGEVFAALDAEDYYDFQVNRPTVWLDNGVRKITWPTTRLSVVRIGGAKPRDLVLVRGIEPSMRWRSFCNEILGFAHELGVEMVVILGALLGDTPHTRPVPVSGVTSDPDLARTMDLEETKYEGPTGIVGVLQEACTHAGVPAVSLWAAVPHYVSQPPNPKATLALLNRLEDLIDIRIPLGELPEDARAWQLGVDQLAAEDSEVAEYVQTLEEARDTADLPEASGDAIAREFERYLRRRDPAGPSAEPGDGSYLRDTSSGLTRPPKRKPDPSGEEPPSPDEEDTPPEA, from the coding sequence GTGATCGAGCTTGAGGGCGTGCCCGAGCTGATCGACCCGGTCATGGTGGCCGCGTTCGAGGGCTGGAACGACGCGGGTGACGCGGCCTCCGGTGCGGTCGCGCACCTGGACCGGGAGTGGAAGGGCGAGGTCTTCGCGGCGCTGGACGCCGAGGACTACTACGACTTCCAGGTCAACCGGCCGACGGTGTGGCTGGACAACGGGGTACGGAAGATCACGTGGCCGACGACGAGGCTGTCGGTGGTCCGGATCGGCGGCGCGAAGCCGCGTGACCTCGTGCTCGTGCGCGGCATCGAACCGTCCATGCGGTGGCGGTCGTTCTGCAACGAGATCCTGGGCTTCGCCCACGAACTGGGCGTGGAGATGGTCGTGATCCTGGGGGCGCTGCTCGGGGACACCCCGCACACGCGGCCGGTGCCGGTCAGCGGGGTCACCTCGGACCCGGACCTGGCGCGCACGATGGACCTGGAGGAGACGAAGTACGAGGGCCCGACCGGGATCGTGGGCGTCCTGCAGGAGGCCTGCACCCACGCCGGGGTGCCCGCGGTGTCCCTGTGGGCGGCGGTCCCGCACTACGTCTCCCAGCCGCCGAACCCGAAGGCGACGCTGGCCCTGCTGAACCGGCTGGAGGATCTGATCGACATCCGGATCCCGCTGGGCGAACTCCCGGAGGACGCGCGGGCGTGGCAGCTCGGCGTGGACCAACTGGCGGCGGAGGACAGCGAGGTGGCGGAGTACGTCCAGACGCTGGAGGAGGCGCGGGACACGGCGGACCTGCCGGAGGCCTCGGGAGACGCCATCGCGCGGGAGTTCGAGCGGTACCTGCGGCGCCGCGACCCGGCGGGGCCCTCGGCCGAGCCGGGCGACGGCTCCTACCTCCGCGACACGAGCAGCGGCCTGACCCGCCCCCCGAAGCGCAAGCCGGACCCCTCGGGTGAGGAGCCGCCGTCCCCGGACGAGGAGGACACGCCTCCGGAGGCGTAG